A single region of the Pseudomonas sp. VD-NE ins genome encodes:
- the hydA gene encoding dihydropyrimidinase: MSLLIRGATVVTHDESYRADVYCADGVIKAIGENLDIPAGAEVLDGSGQYLMPGGIDPHTHMQLPFMGTVASEDFYSGTAAGLAGGTTSIIDFVIPNPQQSLMEAFHQWRGWAEKSASDYGFHVAITWWSEQVREEMAELVSHHGINSFKHFMAYKNAIMAADDTLVASFERCLELGAVPTVHAENGELVYHLQRKLMAQGITGPEAHPLSRPSQVEGEAASRAIRIAETIGTPLYLVHVSTKEALDEITYARSKGQPVYGEVLAGHLLLDDSVYQHPDWQTAAGYVMSPPFRPRGHQEALWHGLQNGNLHTTATDHCCFCAEQKAAGRDDFSKIPNGTAGIEDRMAVLWDEGVNSGRLSMQDFVALTSTNTAKIFNLYPRKGAIRVGADADLVLWDPQGTRTISAKTHHQQVDFNIFEGKTVRGVPSHTVSQGRVFWADGDLRAERGAGRYIERPAYPAVFDLLSKRAELHKPTAVKR; this comes from the coding sequence ATGTCTCTGTTGATCCGTGGCGCCACCGTTGTTACCCATGATGAAAGTTATCGCGCCGACGTCTATTGCGCCGACGGCGTGATCAAAGCCATCGGTGAAAACCTTGATATTCCCGCCGGCGCCGAAGTCCTCGACGGCAGCGGCCAATACTTGATGCCCGGCGGCATCGATCCGCACACCCACATGCAACTGCCGTTTATGGGCACCGTGGCCAGTGAGGATTTCTACAGTGGCACGGCGGCCGGTCTGGCCGGTGGCACCACATCGATCATCGACTTTGTGATTCCCAATCCGCAGCAGTCGCTGATGGAGGCGTTTCATCAGTGGCGCGGCTGGGCGGAAAAGTCGGCTTCCGACTATGGCTTCCACGTCGCGATCACCTGGTGGAGCGAGCAAGTGCGTGAGGAAATGGCCGAGCTGGTCAGCCATCACGGCATCAACAGCTTCAAGCATTTCATGGCCTACAAGAACGCGATCATGGCTGCCGATGACACGCTGGTGGCGAGTTTCGAGCGTTGTCTGGAACTCGGCGCGGTGCCGACCGTGCACGCAGAAAACGGTGAGCTGGTCTATCACCTGCAACGCAAGCTGATGGCCCAGGGCATCACCGGGCCGGAGGCGCATCCGCTGTCGCGGCCGTCGCAGGTTGAAGGCGAAGCGGCGAGTCGGGCGATTCGTATCGCTGAGACCATTGGCACACCGTTGTATCTGGTGCATGTCTCAACCAAGGAAGCCCTCGACGAAATCACCTATGCGCGCAGCAAGGGTCAGCCGGTGTACGGCGAAGTGCTCGCCGGGCATTTGCTGCTCGACGACAGCGTCTATCAACACCCGGACTGGCAGACCGCCGCCGGTTACGTGATGAGCCCGCCGTTCCGTCCGCGCGGTCATCAGGAAGCACTGTGGCACGGGCTGCAAAACGGCAATCTGCACACCACCGCGACTGACCATTGCTGCTTCTGCGCCGAGCAGAAAGCCGCCGGGCGCGATGACTTCAGCAAGATCCCCAACGGCACGGCCGGCATCGAAGATCGCATGGCGGTGCTTTGGGATGAGGGGGTTAATTCCGGGCGTCTTTCGATGCAGGATTTCGTCGCCCTCACCTCTACCAACACCGCGAAAATATTCAATCTCTACCCGCGCAAAGGTGCGATTCGCGTCGGCGCCGATGCCGATCTGGTGCTGTGGGACCCGCAAGGCACCCGCACCATTTCCGCCAAGACCCACCATCAGCAGGTGGACTTCAACATCTTCGAAGGCAAAACCGTGCGCGGTGTGCCGAGCCATACCGTCAGCCAGGGCCGGGTGTTCTGGGCCGATGGCGATCTGCGTGCCGAACGCGGGGCCGGGCGGTACATCGAACGGCCGGCTTATCCGGCGGTGTTTGATTTGCTCAGCAAGCGGGCTGAGTTGCATAAGCCGACTGCCGTTAAACGCTGA